The Nymphaea colorata isolate Beijing-Zhang1983 chromosome 5, ASM883128v2, whole genome shotgun sequence DNA segment CCTTGGTAGATTTGGTCTGCCTGCCGCATTTCTTCCTCGAGTGTCTCAAGGAAAGTCTTCTCCGGTTGAGTTGGGGCAGTTGGGATATTAGCGGGGGGATCCGCTGGTGGTTTCTCTGGCTCCTCATGCTCTGTGTGGTCAGGGATGTCCGCGGCAAAGAGGGCACGGTATGTCCGCGCGTTCCCGGTCTTCCTGACCTTCCCTGCCCTTTGTTGTTGCTGGTAGTCCAAGCGGATCTTGGGCTTGCTTTCTGGCTCAGCTGGCAGGGGTGGAGTTGCCCTTTGTTGTTGCTCGTAGTCCAAGCGGATCTTGGGCTTGCTTTCTGGCTCAGCTGGCAGGGGTGGAGTTGCCTCGCGGCTGGAGGCGGCTGTACCAGTGACTGTAGGGCTGCCGGCTGTTGTGTGAAACCAATATATGTTTCTAAGACGCCTTACCCGCCGTCAGGCGACTGTAAGATAATTAAGCAACATAAAAAGTTTACACATTTGAGAGCTTAGGAGAACCTGTATAGTAGCTTCTGAAGGTGTCCGGAATCGTGTGATTATGAAGGGAGCTGGGTGAAGGCGCAGCCAGATAGCGAAGTTGAAGGCCGGTGCATGTTTGCAAAGTGCCTGAGTAGCAGATTCTGCAATACTTTCACGTTAATTCACATGTTTATTCTTACTCAGACGATCAAAGTGATGTATACATGCCTTTACAAAGGTCAGGCAGAGTAGTGATTTAAAATACGGCTACGAGCTATACAAGTTTTTAcaaatgtttttcaaataaGTCGAAAGGTGACAAGTTTCGCCTTAAGGTACCTTAAGgggataaggaaaaaaaaaaaacatcactgGCATTTTTCAACTTATGATTTTATACAAAGGGTGATGCACATAAAAATTAAACCTTGGTCGCTCCATGTTAGATTCGTCGCCGGCCCTCACTAACCTGCATGCCTTGAGTCTAAATGCAAGACAGGTTTTTGGATGCTTCACGAACATCAAAGTATAACTACCCATCTAACAGTCACGGCCGCCCTCACTAGGTCAAAATTTTCGAGTTTGTTTTCGACTCAACCTGGGCTTTACACTGCGGACCAAAGTGACAGCTATCTTCACCTGCAGGCGTCAATGGAGTACATACCACAGATGGGATGCTAACATGAAtaatattcttaaaaaaaaaattgaggttttcCGCAAATAAGTTGAAGGGAAAAATGTGGACCCCCCAGCAAGCTTTCTCTGGAAGGGGAAAATGTAGGACTAAACCCTAAGGAGTGCAAAGACAAAACTGTAACTATTATTTCCAAACTTTTTGTTATAGATAGAATGATATTCAACTCATGGCCAAACATCAACCAAGTCTATATACAAGTTATACTTAAAATGCTCATGAAAATAAATTGGCATCTGACACGGCCCTCCCCACTGCAAAAACTGGTCCATCGAGCATACGTACAGGTTATGTTTTCACTGTTAAGATAAGAATAGTGAGCTAAAAGCTCCTAGGATTTAAGTGGGTTATTTACTTGCGGTTGGAACTTTTACACTAAACTTGTTAGGTGATACGATGGTTGGATTTTGAATCTTCGGACTTCTTTGTGGCGATAAGCAACCGAGGTATTCCGTCCCTCAGGTTAAGCAAATTAGTTTAAAAAggttttttaatgaatttgatGGAATTCTTAATCAAATAAATCACATGCTTATCTAGGtttcattttgaagaagaaattcaCAAAAGCGAGGGAGGAGGACGGAGAGTCACGTAGGGCAAAGGCGACAGAAGTGTACGTACGGTAGCTCAGGCCCTGCGGAAGCTCGGGCGTTCGGCATCGGTACGTCGCTGGAACCTTTTGCAGACAACCGAAACAAAGAAGATTCAGACCAAAACATTGCCGGCAAGTGATTCGCCATGGGCAAAAGAAGTATGAAGAGGGAAGATGAGGACTTGTTTTACCGTAGCTGCATAAAGATAGAGGGAACTGCGACTTTCTCATCGTTGGAGGAGTGAGGTTTGCAAAAAGAGTGGAGAGATTGTAAGCTTGTACAGAGAAAAAAGCCGCAAATCCGCTGACTCGATCCTTGCGTTCTGAGCTCGGAGCACGGTCCTTTTAGAAACCAAAGTAGACGCACATGATTCTCATTCCTCACAGTCctgtaaaaggaaaataaaattccTCACAGTCCtgcaaaaggaaaataaaggagcaaaaggagaaaaaaagaaagctaaGCATTGAAACATTGGAATATCACGGCGGAACCGGAAACAGCTAATAAACTCGcactgagaaagagagagggggagagaacCAGTCTTCTAAGACCTCGAGAGGGGAAAATCTGGCAAAGAAGAAAGTGTGGTATTCAAAAGGATAGTTAGGTACTCCACAATGTCCTCACGATATCACGTCTGTGTTTCCCACCGACACTATTGCAATTTTTACATCGTTGAAATGACGCAGGAGTGCTTTGTTACGAACCGGCAGAAATTGCAGAAAAGACGGTACGCGGTCTTGTCTTCCCCTCGACGCACAGAACAGTGAGAGAACGGGAGCATTTTCCTTGGCCATTCCTTTTCCGCAAAGAACTTAGAAAAGAATGCTTTATCCAACGCAGAGAAACTTCCctacgaaaagaaaaaaaggaaggcgGAAAAGCATTCCTGGCCGCCTTTGCCTTTGAAGAAATAACTAAACAAATACTCTGCAATGGCAAAGACTTTCTTCCTTGGGGTCATTTTCTCGCAGCGGCTTTGAAGAGTCGGGAGAAAGTATACAATGAGGCCTGCACCCCCACTTTTTGCGCTCAAGAAGAGAAGCACGGAGAGGAAATAATCTTCCTAAAGCATGCTCATCTGAAATAAATCGGGGTTCTTTGGAAACCAACAGTTTTGAAGGATGGAAGAAGACGAGAACACCTCTTCAGTTATGCCGCTTAACCTATCTGGAACCTTTAGACAATTATATGCagtatttaaaaataaaaaaagtttgctCATCACTGCCGCGTctccatgaaaaagaaaaaaatgtcgaTCGCATTTTCGCAGGACGACACTGAAGAAAATGGAACGCCTTCGGAAAAAGATTTTTTACGCGATCATATCCACTTCTTCCCGTCCTCGAACCAACCGAAGTTACCGAGCGACAAATTCTCTTCCTTAAAAGGCGGAAATGTTGCAAGAAACTACTTGAACCTCACTCAGTTTACTTCCAGAAAACCCGCATTTTCAGCAGCAGCAAGAAACATGGCCGGCATCCTGTGCACGCGCAATCGACTGCTGGGACTACACCAAAGAAAACCTCCTCTTATTGAAGTAAGGAGAATGCAATTCTCAAAACGTAACAAACCAGCAAAAGCGAAACCGACTGCAATGTGCATTGAAGAGTAAAGCCTCTCCTCCAAGCAATCGCaaaaaataaacgaaaaagACCGAAAAATATCCCGACCTACCGATCGCTTCCAGCAACCAGCTCCGAGTTCTCTCATTCGCCGTCGGATAACCTAAACCACAGCAACTAACAAGTGCAGATACGTTTCTCTTCAAAAGACAGTTAGCGCAGATGAACTCGAAGAAACGCCGAACAAAAAACGCGATCCACCGAGAACGGGCTACACCGAGCCCGCACAGATCTCTCGGAACGGAAATCTCAGCTTCCTTCCATCAAACAGCAGCAGAAGAACTCCATAAAAAGGCATCATCCACAATTCAAGCCCCGACACTCTTTAACTTCTTTCCCTAGCGTCTTCCTCCTCAAGCAGATGTAAACGAAACAAGAAACTAAGCAATGCGATCTACCGGTAGCTCGCGAGTTCGAGATCTCGTACCTGAGATAACTCCGGCGGGGATCTCCGGCATTCTGGCGGGAATCCGCTGGGCGAGGCTCCCGAACGGAacggaagaagaaagaggcgtGCTGGGAAAGCCTCCTGAGCTGAGGGGAGGGGTTTATAGAGTTCCGGTTGAGTGGGGGAACAAACAACTCAGGAGGTCCCATTGAAGTTTTAATTGTGTTCAATTCACggtaagaaacaaaaagaaaacaaagtttgagATAGTAGATAATAAATGGTTGCATTGAATAAATGCTATCTTTTCACTTATAGCAACCTTTTGGTGGGGTCAAGCGTCCAATACATCTGCCCACTAAAGCGCATTTGTGAAACAATAGTCCTAGCGTCCCACAAATCTATTCTAATATGCGCAGCATATTTATTGAACACTACTTGAGTATTCTTACTGCCCAGTAACTGGATTGAGACCTAATCGGAATCAGAGAGACAGTTGTTCCAAGAGCATATGGTTTTGGTCCCATGAGAACTTTAGTTAAATGTTTGAATATAAGTTGGAACTGCATGACTGATTTAGACGGCGCACCTCTCAAGGTCATATAATTTGAAAGAATAAACATGAGGGTCGTTAATATTTTCTCTGTGGATTGACTTTTTGAACGCAAGGATAACCATTCCCAAGTTTCATATTGCAGACAATAGTTTGACACAAGAACTTCGAAGCTTATCACTATTGTCTCATGTTTCACAAGAACTTCGAAGCTTATCACTATAGGCTACGCATCCACAGAGACTTGGGAATATGAGCTTATCACTATTGTCTCATGTTTCACAAGAACTTCGAAGCTTATCACTATAGGCTACGCATCCACAGAGACTTGGGAATATGAGCTTATCACTATTGTCTCATGTTTCACAAGAACTTCGAAGCTTATCACTATAGGCTACGCATCCACAGAGACTTGGGAATATGAAGCTTCGAAGTTCTTGTGTCAAACTATTGTCTGCAATATGAAACTTGGGAATGGTTATCCTTGCGTTCAAAAAGTCAATCCACAGAGAAAATATTAACGACCCTCATGTTTATTCTTTCAAATTATATGACCTTGAGAGGTGCGCCGTCTAAATCAGTCATGCAGTTCCAACTTATATTCAAACATTTAACTAAAGTTCTCATGGGACCAAAACCATATGCTCTTGGAACAACTGTCTCTCTGATTCCGATTAGGTCTCAATCCAGTTACTGGGCAGTAAGAATACTCAAGTAGTGTTCAATAAATATGCTGCGCATATTAGAATAGATTTGTGGGACGCTAGGACTATTGTTTCACAAATGCGCTTTAGTGGGCAGATGTATTGGACGCTTGACCCCACCAAAAGGTTGCTATAAGTGAAAAGATAGCATTTATTCAATGCAACCATTTATTATCTACTATctcaaactttgttttctttttgtttcttacgGTGAATTGAACACAATTAAAACTTCATTTTAGCAAATAATCGTCCTCATGAAGTAATACTAATCTTAGCAAATGTTCGCCTTTGCTTCATTTGAGCCGGATATGCTTGGTCTTGAGGAACGGCTTCCCCATCAACAAAAATTAACTTCTGAAATTCTCCATCAATGCCGTCGCCTGTCAGACTTGAGAAAGGTGTAACACATCAACCCACTAATAAAAGATTTTTGGTTTAGAATTAATAGTTTTAGTGAAATCCAAATTGGGCGCGTTGACAGGGAGGGTGGATTGTCGACGACTTTTGGTGCGTCGCTGAGACTCCGTATCTCGGCCGCCGAAGTCAGGCTTAGACCCGAGCCCATCGCTGACAACACGCCACCCTTCGACACGTGTCATTCAGAGACCAAGCGATAGTAAGTGATTAGGCTGAGGTGGAATGTATGAACTTCAGGTTTTGCAAGGTATACTGTATAAGTCAATGAAGCAGGTTCATACATTCATATTTCTTATTCAATTCCAATTAAAATtagcaagaaatgaaaaggatttGATACGTGAAGTAGAAGGAGAGATGGAATGGAAGTTTCAAGTTGGCCAcatctttaattaaaaaacacCATTCATTGTCGTCCGGCCTCACCATCAGGTGCCAACTTGTTGGGATTGGGATATAAGTTTTTGGTAAATAGCACTGTTTCTAACTTGCAAGTGTCTCCAACcacatacttttttttgttcttttggtgCTTCTGATAATAATGGAGTTAACAGTGGAGTTTTCTATTAGCAGGAAGTCGAAACCTTCACTAATCTTTTATCCTTTTAAAGTACAagacttcatttctttgatgtgACATACCATTTTTATCGTACTTTAACTTGCATGCCAATGATACATGACGAAAATTCTAACAAAAAATTGCCGGCTACCAATATCAAACTTGTCTATTGATCGCATTGACACAGTCTCTTAATCGtttgatgaagaaaaatgtgaattCATAAATCGAAATATTGCAAGAAGTTCGACCACTTTTAAAGTACTATTATGTTCTTcactcttttctctttctccccctttGTTGCTGTGGAATCATGTTCAATTGGCAACCCTACGATTTAAGACTAAGTAGAAAAACGATAGGATCAAGAATTAAGGATAATAGAGTTTCAGTAAATTAATTTTCAGGTAGCAACACCCCCTACCTGCAGTAATTACCTTGAAAACCATAAACTCTTTCTCACCCTAGTCACAACACAGGTCACCGTTCAGATGCTTTCTATAAGATTGACTAACCAGGATTACTAAAAGGAAACACGaaagcagaaattgaaagaCTTGGAAGAATTTACCATTCTTTATTCCATGCTtccaattaaaagaaaaattttcatgtgaatGGCATTCGAGTACCCTAAATATACGTTTTTCTATTATGGAGAATTATTGCACTTGGCAGTTCCATTGgtcccttttttctttattctgaGTTCTTCAAATTAAATTTCACACGGAATCAAATTTCCGAAAGTGTATCATGCTAGGCTTCCATACCTAAAAATTATCGCGTTAGCCTTATTACCACAGGCAGTAAAGTAAGTTTGAGCACAAGACTGTAAGGTAGAACACTAatgaatccaaatttagatcataAGATTCGACATTTACTTGTGATCAGATCAGATCAGATCAGATCCTTTTGAATCAGACCAGATGCTACTTTCTTTACCCTGATACTGAGCAGATTCGTATCCAGATCTGCAGCCACATCAATACAAAGGGATGGTATTTAGGCTGAGTATTAGGCTCGAATCGAGACCTGATTCAactcgttaaaaaaaaaaagtaatattattttttatatataattgcaATATTTGTATCATAGTCAATTATTATATTAACCCGAATCAGAATCAGAAAATTGATAAGATCCGGTTACTACCCAAAACGTCGAGTTGGTTCTTCTAAGTTGGCTTAGTTCAGAGATATGGATTTAATACCATTTTGATCATGACGATTTGACCCGTTCTAGGAAGTTGATTGCTCCACTCTTAATTAGATTGAGTTGAGGCTGTTCGATTAATGGAGGAGTTACAAAAGCAGCAACTTCTGCTTTGCTTTTTGAGGGGATAAGAAAAAACTTTTGTATCTCTTTATTAAGACAAAAGGTGAGAAACTGACAACCATGAATCTTCTCGTCATTGTCATTAAAACCTTACAAAACTTCCATTCAACTTTCATGAAACCAATGCAATTTTAAATGCGGGtataaaaaaatctcaaaattccAGTCTGATTTATACTTGAATTAGGATTGAATTTGAGAGTGCTTTTAACATATCATAAAGCAATATTGGTGCACATTGCCAATTCAAAAAgtatcaaaaactaaaaatttaccACAAAAAACCAAGATTATTGTTGGACAATTTAAAATGCATCAACTTTGTTTTCCGGTCTACATGAAGAAGGGCcgattttgataaaaaaaggaGAACATAAAATTCATGTCGTTTGGGGGATCTTTGTACATAAAATTAACACACTGATGCAGttaatcttttaaaaatgactgaaaaaaaaaacttttagtttTCCCTTTCTGCCTTCTGAGATTTGAGCATTTTATGGTTCACAAATATAGCGGTACATATGAatgttaaaaatctaaaattaaaatacCAATGGCAGCTTGATCTGTAGATTAGACTTATAAGATACTGAAAGTTGTTGTTCGAAACCTGGTTCTGACAAAAAATGAATTACGTTATTTTCAATTTAACTCAaaacaatgagagagaaatagctattttcaaattcatattttatgAGAAATTCTAGGTTACTGCTAGTGGTGCACTTGACTTCGACTGCTTTTTCAACTGTCCCAATTAATTCAGTTGATAGTGGGTTCTCCATGAACtgctatacatatatatatatatcatcaccATATATGTAGTTGATCAACAGTAATAAGGTCAGTCAGCAGTAACTACAGAAATAATTGAAGACAGAATGCTTTAAGTTCATAGTAGAGAAGGAAACAGGTGCATTTGATTTGCTTATTTTATCTAGTgaaaatattcttattattacgTAGTATGACAAGGAGTTGATGATGTCGAAGGTGGCCTTTCGAACTAGCAGCACCTGAACTTAACAACAAACTGGCCAGTTATTGTATGCATAAAGAACTTGAAGTTTCCAGGATTGGAGGGGACGCACCCTGTCCGCCATTTAATCTGAAAGTGGTGGTTTCTGTCGGTTGCAGTCAGTAAAATAGTACAACACCATGGACGGTATTTTCCTTGCCGTCTACGTCCGAAGGAAAAATACCGAAGGTCGGTGCTTTGCACCACATGGTAGAAAGGTATCCGTTTATTGGGGTTTATTCAACACTGTTCCACACATGGTGAGTGGTCGCAAGTTAAATCTTTGTAATTTGCAGTCACCAAAGAGAGATGAATATTGTAAGGAAATATGAAGGGTGACAAGACGCATTCTGTTCCTACAGTTTTGGCTTCTTGTCCGTTTTAGCAAGCCTTGGTGGCCTGAGGCTGAGACTCACCTTTAGCACGGGGGAGAAAGGGAACCCACAGCTATCTTCGTTATTGAAGGCTGAAGCACCAGGCTTGCATAACATATTTGTTTTGGCCAAGAGTTCAAAAATGCTCATCTGAAGGCCACAGAATGTAGCTCCTCACTCTGCAATTATTGCTTACAAGATCGAAGCTGATCATATGATTTAAAGGCATTAACTTTCACAAGGACTGCCTAAGAATTATGCCTGTTTGTCACACGCGTGATAAAGAACCACCGAAATCAAGGAACATACGGAATGAGGAGAGCTTGACACGGCTTCCCTGAAAAACAAAGTTAAGTCCAAAAACAAGACTTTTTGTGTATGCAAACCAATTTGATTGGCTTTATGCGATCAAGCACCGAAATTCGTCataaaagttcaaattttcatggaaaaatgCAGATGGAAGTACGTTCGCTTTTACACTAAACTCACACATGAAAATCATTaataacaataaaacaaaagggCAACAATAAACTACTAGAGGCATAGGAGGCAATGGAGAGTTGGCAAGCCCTTCAACGACCTACGACCTACTATTGGCCAACATATTCTTTTCTGCCCAAGAGAGCCCAACATAGTCAGGGTTTTCCAAACTCTAGCACAAGCTTTTTAGCCTTGCAATTTAGTGTCCGTCTCCCCCATGTCCTCtccatttataatttttgtgaGGAGAGAACTTTTTTCTCATAATAGGTACAAAATTACATTTTATATGGAAAGTTGTGCCATCTACTAAATCAAGCCATTTCCTaaatattgacattttaaagagatttttgctgtgaaacattatttaattgatcaaa contains these protein-coding regions:
- the LOC116254745 gene encoding uncharacterized protein LOC116254745 isoform X1, giving the protein MRKSQFPLSLCSYGSSDVPMPNARASAGPELPICYSGTLQTCTGLQLRYLAAPSPSSLHNHTIPDTFRSYYTAGSPTVTGTAASSREATPPLPAEPESKPKIRLDYEQQQRATPPLPAEPESKPKIRLDYQQQQRAGKVRKTGNARTYRALFAADIPDHTEHEEPEKPPADPPANIPTAPTQPEKTFLETLEEEMRQADQIYQGSQWEMDVPLTLEPEPLPWLEDLAQVAVQELAHIQDTKPQEEGPILADLREQWRTSIAFNVDPPPPKEEHKVNQTYQRGPRKLFLPRKDWLDSSS